One window of the Eucalyptus grandis isolate ANBG69807.140 chromosome 8, ASM1654582v1, whole genome shotgun sequence genome contains the following:
- the LOC104456087 gene encoding phosphate transporter PHO1, which yields MVKFSKELEAQLIPEWKDAFVNYWQLKKHVKKIKLSRKPKQPQEVDRDFGLSIFDPIRSVAKKVAGKFQKSANSTDIIQKKNARDVEDGQGGEEEEEEHEVYENELVQLFSEEDEVNLFFEKLDEELDKVNQFYKSTEDEFLERGDALEKQLQMLLDLKQILADRHRKNSSSFRGTGGGGASPLSSWPSSARTSNFSEAPTELLETTTDASETDDVIAALERNGVTFVGAAARSKLKSNGKPKTTMRIDIPATTPTRMITAVTATLLEDLVNNPRKDGPAYFVYKKRIQYAEKMIRGAFVELYKGLGLLKTYSSLNMMAFTKILKKFDKVAKRQASTSYLKGVKKSHFISSDKVVRLMDEVESIFTKHFANNDSKKAMKFLKPQHNKESHTITFFVGLFTGSFVTLFTIYAILAHIAGIFNSNLDMGYMETVYPVFSIFTLLSLHLFMYGCNLYMWKGTRINHNFIFEFSSSTALKYRDAFLLCTTFMTAVVGAMIVHLLLRANNFSRSKVDAIPGALLLISFAVLVCPIDMFYRSTRFCFIRIMRNIFFSPLYQVLLVDSFMADQLTSQIPLLRHMETTACYLLARSFQTHQYDTCDSGRAYRELSYVISFLPYYWRAMQCARRWFNDSDKTNLANMGKYVSAMVAAGARIAYARQPHNHLWLCTVLVTSVVATMYQLYWDFVRDWGLLEPKSKNPWLRDQLVLKRKSIYYMSIALNVVLRVAWLETVIRFRAGKAEKKMLDFFMASLEVIRRGHWNFYRLENEQLTNAGKFRAVKEVPLPFRETDSD from the exons ATGGTGAAATTCTCGAAGGAGCTTGAGGCGCAGCTCATCCCGGAATGGAAGGATGCCTTCGTCAACTACTGGCAGCTGAAGAAGCACGTCAAGAAGATCAAGCTCTCGAGGAAGCCGAAGCAACCTCAGGAAGTCGACCGCGACTTTGGCCTGTCCATTTTCGACCCCATTCGTTCCGTGGCCAAGAAAGTCGCCGGCAAGTTCCAGAAGTCGGCTAACAGCACAGATATTATCCAG AAGAAGAACGCGAGGGACGTGGAGGACGGACAggggggagaggaggaggaggaggagcacgAAGTCTACGAGAACGAGCTTGTTCAGCTGTTTTCTGAAGAAGATGAG GTGAACTTATTTTTCGAGAAACTGGATGAGGAGCTCGACAAGGTGAACCAGTTCTACAAGTCAACAGAGGATGAATTTCTGGAGAGAGGAGATGCGCTCGAGAAGCAGCTTCAAATGCTGCTGGACCTCAAGCAGATCCTCGCCGACCGGCACCGGAAGAATTCCTCGTCGTTCAGAGggacgggcggcggcggggcctCTCCCCTCTCTTCGTGGCCGTCCTCCGCTCGCACATCCAATTTTTCAG AGGCTCCAACCGAGTTGCTGGAAACCACGACAGATGCCTCGGAGACGGATGATGTGATCGCGGCCCTCGAGAGGAACGGGGTGACTTTCGTCGGGGCCGCGGCGAGGTCGAAGCTGAAGAGCAATGGGAAGCCGAAGACGACGATGAGGATAGACATCCCGGCCACGACGCCGACCCGGATGATCACCGCTGTGACCGCGACGCTGTTGGAGGATCTGGTGAACAACCCAAGGAAAGACGGGCCGGCTTATTTCGTCTACAAGAAGAGGATTCAATACGCTGAGAAGATGATTAGGGGAGCTTTTGTGGAGCTTTACAAAGGCCTTGGTCTCCTGAAAACTTACAG CTCCTTGAATATGATGGCTTTCACGAAGATTCTCAAGAAATTCGACAAG GTGGCAAAGAGACAGGCATCGACAAGTTATCTAAAGGGAGTGAAAAAATCCCATTTCATAAGTTCAGACAAG GTGGTGAGGCTAATGGACGAAGTGGAGTCCATCTTCACAAAGCACTTTGCCAACAACGACAGTAAAAAGGCCATGAAGTTCTTGAAGCCCCAGCATAACAAAGAATCTCACACGATTACCTTCTTTGTTG GTTTGTTCACCGGTTCATTCGTGACATTATTTACTATATACGCGATTTTGGCGCACATAGCTGGTATTTTCAATTCCAACTTGGATATGGGCTACATGGAAACCGTCTACCCTGTCTTCAG TATCTTCACCTTGTTGAGCTTGCATCTGTTCATGTACGGGTGCAATTTGTACATGTGGAAGGGCACGAGGATCAACCACAACTTCATATTCGAGTTCTCGTCCAGCACCGCCCTCAAGTACCGCGATGCCTTCCTTCTCTGCACCACCTTCATGACCGCCGTGGTCGGCGCCATGATCGTCCACCTCCTCCTGCGGGCCAACAACTTCAGCCGGAGCAAAGTCGATGCGATCCCGGGGGCCCTGCTTCTG ATTTCCTTCGCCGTGCTGGTTTGCCCGATTGACATGTTCTACCGCTCGACTCGGTTTTGCTTCATTCGCATTATGCgcaacatttttttctctccattATATCAG GTTCTGTTGGTTGATTCCTTTATGGCTGATCAACTCACTAGCCAG ATACCATTGTTGAGGCACATGGAGACCACGGCTTGCTACTTATTGGCCAGAAGTTTCCAGACGCACCAGTATGATACATGCGATTCGGGAAGGGCTTACAGAGAACTTTCATATGTCATTTCGTTCTTGCCTTACTACTGGCGCGCCATGCAG TGCGCTAGGAGGTGGTTCAACGACAGTGACAAGACCAATCTGGCTAACATGGGGAAGTACGTGTCAGCGATGGTGGCAGCCGGGGCAAGGATCGCCTACGCGAGGCAACCCCACAACCATCTGTGGTTATGCACGGTCCTGGTGACCTCCGTGGTGGCAACCATGTATCAGCTGTACTGGGATTTTGTTAGGGATTGGGGACTCCTCGAACCCAAATCGAAAAACCCGTGGTTGAGAGACCAGTTGGTTCTCAAGCGTAAGAGCATCTATTACATGTCCATA GCCTTGAATGTAGTTTTGAGGGTCGCATGGTTGGAGACAGTGATAAGGTTTCGCGCCGGAAAGGCGGAGAAGAAGATGCTGGATTTCTTCATGGCTTCTTTGGAAGTCATTCGACGCGGTCATTGGAATTTTTACAG ACTGGAGAACGAACAACTCACCAACGCGGGGAAGTTCAGGGCTGTGAAGGAAGTGCCGCTTCCGTTCCGCGAAACGGACTCCGACTGA
- the LOC104416091 gene encoding phosphate transporter PHO1 has translation MKFSNELEAQLIPEWKAAFVNYGRLKKHVEDIELLKKPKQPQQVDRNFTWSILEPIRSMVKKVASKFQKSPNTTVKTLKKNTNDVENGGEEEWEEREAYENEVNLFLGRVNEELSKVNQFHKSREDEFLERGDALRKQLQILLDLKQMPGNGERRKNSPGLNAASAIASPHSSWPSSNGISNFPETPKELLQTPTGTPEMTDDVTNVLERNGVSFVGPKMPTWMIMAVASMLWECLANSPRKDGVAGFINRKKIQYAEEMIRGAFVELYRGLGLLKTYSSLNMMAFTEVLKNFEQVTKRRASASYLKKVRESHFVSSNKVVRLINEVESTVTKHFASNDRKTAMMFLKPQHKDSYRSTLFVGLSAASFLTFFTLYAIWLHVTGVFNPTPDMVYIETVYPVFQYFILCSLHLFVYGCNLFLWKSTRINHNFIFEFSSSTALEYGDAFLLSMTFMTTVVGAMIVDLILRDSSSSPSLVDAMPGVLLLIFFTVLVCPIDIFYRSTRFCFIRGMRNIVFSPFYKVPMVDVFLADQLTSQIPLLRHIESTACYFLARIFKTEQETCISGRHFKELAYLISFLPYYWRAMQCARRWFDERDTNHLANMGKYVSAMVAVGVRITYARHPNCLWLGMVLVTSVVATVYQLYWDFVKDWGFLKPKSRNLWLRDDLVLKHKCIYYISIALNVVLRVAWVETVLSFNVGAVESRLLDFFLASLEVIRRGHWNFYRLENEHLNNVRKFRAVKTVPLPFREMDPLRAKSHGGMIP, from the exons ATGAAGTTCTCGAATGAGCTCGAAGCTCAGCTCATACCAGAATGGAAGGCAGCCTTCGTCAACTACGGGCGACTCAAGAAGCACGTCGAGGACATCGAGCTTTTGAAAAAACCAAAGCAACCTCAGCAAGTCGACCGCAACTTCACCTGGTCCATTTTAGAACCCATTCGTTCCATGGTCAAGAAAGTTGCCAGCAAGTTCCAAAAGTCCCCTAACACCACCGTCAAAACCCTG AAGAAGAATACGAATGACGTGGAGAATGGAGGGGAAGAAGAATGGGAGGAGCGTGAAGCCTACGAAAACGAA GTGAACTTATTTCTCGGGAGGGTGAATGAGGAGCTCAGCAAGGTGAACCAGTTCCATAAGTCAAGAGAGGATGAATTTCTTGAGAGAGGAGATGCACTCCGTAAGCAGCTCCAAATTCTGCTGGACCTCAAGCAGATGCCCGGCAACGGGGAGCGCCGGAAAAATTCTCCGGGGCTCAATGCGGCGAGCGCCATAGCCTCTCCGCACTCTTCATGGCCATCCTCCAATGGCATATCCAATTTTCCAG AGACCCCGAAGGAATTGCTCCAAACCCCCACAGGAACGCCGGAGATGACGGACGATGTGACCAATGTGCTCGAGAGGAACGGGGTAAGTTTCGTGGGGCCAAAAATGCCGACTTGGATGATAATGGCCGTGGCATCAATGCTGTGGGAATGTTTGGCGAACTCCCCAAGGAAAGATGGAGTAGCAGGTTTCATCAACAGGAAGAAGATCCAGTATGCTGAGGAGATGATTCGAGGGGCTTTTGTGGAGCTGTACAGAGGCCTTGGTCTACTCAAAACTTACAG CTCCTTGAATATGATGGCTTTCACTGAGGTACTCAAAAATTT TGAACAGGTGACAAAGAGACGGGCATCAGCAAGTTATCTTAAAAAAGTGAGAGAATCACATTTCGTAAGTTCAAACAAG GTGGTGAGGTTAATAAATGAAGTGGAGTCTACAGTCACAAAGCACTTCGCCAGCAATGACAGAAAAACGGCGATGATGTTCTTGAAGCCCCAGCACAAAGATTCTTACAGAAGCACTCTCTTTGTTG GTTTGTCCGCCGcttcttttttgacattttttaccCTATACGCAATTTGGTTACACGTAACTGGTGTTTTCAATCCCACCCCGGACATGGTCTACATAGAAACTGTCTACCCTGTCTTT CAGTATTTCATCTTGTGTAGCTTGCACCTGTTCGTGTACGGATGCAATCTGTTCCTGTGGAAGAGCACGAGGATCAACCACAACTTCATATTCGAGTTCTCGTCGAGCACCGCCCTCGAGTACGGCGACGCCTTCCTCCTCTCCATGACCTTCATGACCACTGTGGTCGGCGCCATGATCGTCGATCTTATCCTGCGGGACAGCAGCTCCTCGCCGAGCCTGGTCGATGCAATGCCTGGGGTCCTCCTTCTG ATTTTCTTCACCGTGCTGGTTTGCCCGATTGACATATTCTACCGCTCGACTCGATTTTGCTTCATTCGTGGGATGCGCAATATAgttttctctccattttataaG GTTCCGATGGTTGACGTTTTTTTGGCTGATCAACTCACTAGCCAG ATCCCATTGCTAAGGCACATAGAGTCCACGGCTTGCTACTTCTTGGCCAGAATTTTCAAGACAGAGCAAGAAACGTGCATATCGGGAAGGCATTTTAAAGAACTTGCTTACCTCATTTCATTCTTGCCTTATTATTGGCGTGCCATGCAG TGCGCTAGGAGGTGGTTCGACGAACGCGACACGAACCATCTGGCTAACATGGGGAAGTACGTGTCGGCGATGGTGGCGGTGGGGGTAAGGATCACGTACGCGAGGCACCCCAACTGCCTGTGGCTCGGTATGGTCCTGGTGACCTCCGTGGTGGCCACTGTGTATCAGTTGTACTGGGATTTCGTCAAGGATTGGGGGTTTCTCAAACCCAAATCGAGAAACCTGTGGCTGAGGGACGACTTGGTTCTCAAGCACAAGTGCATCTATTACATCTCCATt GCTTTGAATGTAGTTTTGAGGGTTGCATGGGTGGAGACAGTGCTGAGCTTTAATGTCGGAGCGGTCGAGTCGAGGTTGCTGGATTTCTTCTTGGCTTCTTTGGAAGTCATTCGACGTGGTCATTGGAATTTTTACAG ATTGGAGAACGAACACTTGAACAACGTGAGAAAGTTCAGAGCGGTGAAGACGGTTCCGCTTCCCTTCCGCGAAATGGACCCTCTCAGAGCTAAATCACATGGAGGGATGATTCCTTGA